One genomic region from Ornithinimicrobium flavum encodes:
- a CDS encoding HNH endonuclease signature motif containing protein, whose product MGSIDRDDEGARQLRLVRGEGPRPAWEGGTARSSGGPDPSAVALQEALRASGMPEALASTCAVVLPAITRLVVQGADVFLQPSEAISVAEEAAAMTSLLEGCRMLAARDLAVEAGSVILAERGTESADSMARTVRERWEATCRALSAEELAAATGQGRWHTRETAAIGLAPPPLMEHVLTGLRTGVARWSLVTAFWRRCWSNPRIPREVAIEIAGALFGDDLSRVVVERITADGELSRAPWGDKQFHQALEREATRREAQDPAATAADRAEQHRRRNAFGFVDDDGSGQVVISGDTASVSACVDRLHVLARRARAAGDERTEPQLRSDIARSLLLHGVLPLPDLGDEIGVITPDDIESLVQILSGTPSYELQVVVPWDSLGAHALVPLDGATGFVNVPHEVGAAEGDPEDGAAAAPGSHPAASDGVGRVLGRFPRFLTKAEVLAIAGGHGVTLSRLLIDPADGRCLERTVAAYRPDATMRAQIRAADVFSRFPGSTIPVRDGDLDHVVPYLLGGPTTELNLQGLHRTGHVLKTSEHWKAQMDATRNVTWTSFFGRLYTTRTHDYRQYLSSVSALPGPLTGRAPDLMGSTSARAGDAPRDHAQERRDHAHEHRDPAQDRRDERHLASFLTYAALCARRAGAPLEKPGDDPTSDEWLASDSYRAIWVRHTRPDGRKVPGPRPGTPSPEQLITVDPRSILEADQWTEAVRADGPARPGSATKGEGDPRGEGDAGGEGDVRGEGDARGHSGGRPGGDDPVPF is encoded by the coding sequence ATGGGGAGCATTGACCGCGACGACGAGGGGGCGCGACAGCTCCGGCTCGTGCGGGGGGAGGGCCCACGTCCGGCGTGGGAAGGGGGAACGGCCCGATCGTCTGGTGGCCCGGACCCGTCCGCCGTGGCGCTCCAGGAGGCGCTGCGCGCATCAGGTATGCCGGAGGCGCTCGCCTCCACCTGCGCCGTCGTCCTCCCGGCCATCACCCGGCTGGTCGTCCAGGGAGCTGACGTCTTCCTCCAGCCGTCGGAAGCCATCTCGGTGGCCGAGGAGGCGGCGGCCATGACGTCCCTGCTGGAGGGGTGCCGCATGCTCGCCGCCCGCGATCTTGCCGTGGAAGCCGGTTCGGTCATCCTGGCCGAGCGGGGCACCGAGTCCGCGGACTCCATGGCCAGGACGGTGAGGGAGCGCTGGGAGGCGACGTGCCGCGCCCTCAGCGCCGAGGAGCTCGCGGCCGCCACGGGTCAGGGTCGCTGGCACACGCGCGAGACGGCGGCGATCGGCCTGGCGCCCCCGCCCCTGATGGAGCACGTGCTCACCGGGTTGCGCACGGGGGTGGCGCGATGGTCGCTCGTCACGGCCTTCTGGCGGCGGTGCTGGAGCAACCCGAGGATCCCCCGCGAGGTGGCGATCGAGATCGCGGGGGCGCTCTTCGGGGACGACCTCAGCCGGGTCGTCGTCGAGCGGATCACCGCCGACGGAGAGCTGTCCCGCGCCCCGTGGGGTGACAAGCAGTTCCACCAGGCTCTGGAGCGCGAGGCCACCCGCCGGGAGGCGCAGGACCCGGCGGCGACGGCGGCGGACCGTGCGGAGCAGCACCGGCGACGCAACGCCTTCGGGTTCGTCGACGACGACGGCAGTGGCCAGGTCGTCATCAGCGGTGACACGGCCTCGGTGTCCGCCTGCGTGGACCGGCTCCACGTCCTCGCGCGACGGGCGCGGGCAGCGGGAGACGAGCGGACGGAGCCGCAGCTGCGGTCAGACATCGCCCGCTCACTGCTGCTCCACGGGGTCCTGCCCCTGCCGGACCTGGGTGATGAGATCGGGGTGATCACCCCTGACGACATCGAGAGCCTCGTGCAGATCCTTTCGGGCACACCCAGCTACGAGCTGCAGGTCGTCGTGCCGTGGGACTCCCTCGGCGCGCACGCGCTCGTTCCCCTCGACGGGGCCACAGGATTCGTCAACGTGCCCCACGAGGTCGGCGCAGCCGAAGGCGACCCCGAGGACGGAGCCGCTGCTGCGCCCGGGTCTCACCCGGCCGCGAGCGACGGTGTCGGTCGGGTCCTCGGAAGGTTCCCACGGTTCCTCACCAAGGCCGAGGTGCTGGCCATCGCCGGCGGACATGGCGTCACCCTGTCCAGGCTCCTCATCGATCCGGCCGACGGGCGGTGCCTCGAGAGGACCGTCGCCGCCTACCGGCCCGACGCGACCATGCGCGCCCAGATCCGGGCGGCGGACGTCTTCAGCCGCTTCCCGGGGTCGACGATCCCGGTCCGGGACGGGGACCTCGACCACGTCGTCCCGTACCTCCTGGGCGGTCCCACCACCGAGCTCAACCTCCAGGGGCTGCACCGCACGGGGCACGTCCTCAAGACGTCGGAGCACTGGAAGGCTCAGATGGATGCGACTCGCAACGTCACGTGGACGAGCTTCTTCGGGAGGCTCTACACGACGAGGACCCACGACTACCGTCAGTACCTCTCCTCCGTCTCGGCCCTCCCCGGACCCCTCACGGGTCGTGCTCCTGACCTGATGGGGTCCACCTCGGCTCGTGCTGGTGACGCACCGCGGGACCATGCCCAGGAACGGCGGGACCATGCCCACGAACATCGGGATCCTGCCCAGGACCGTCGGGACGAGCGCCACCTCGCCTCGTTTTTGACCTACGCCGCGCTCTGCGCCCGTCGGGCGGGAGCGCCGCTGGAGAAGCCCGGCGACGACCCCACATCCGACGAATGGCTGGCCAGCGACTCCTACCGGGCGATCTGGGTGCGGCACACCCGGCCTGACGGCAGGAAGGTCCCCGGGCCACGGCCTGGCACCCCGTCGCCCGAGCAGCTGATCACCGTCGATCCCCGGAGCATCCTCGAGGCGGATCAGTGGACGGAGGCCGTTCGCGCGGACGGACCTGCGAGGCCCGGAAGCGCCACCAAGGGTGAGGGCGACCCGCGCGGTGAGGGCGACGCCGGCGGTGAGGGCGATGTGCGCGGCGAGGGTGACGCGCGAGGTCACAGTGGTGGGCGGCCGGGCGGCGACGATCCCGTCCCCTTCTGA
- a CDS encoding AAA family ATPase: MTTDDLRAAVDQLARVAREAGLDEGMARTEARSVAAAVLEQPGPSSAHVLWAETFELPTSEFFGAVPRGRRYASVPTTLLSSLVADSHPRAVGYAQALADVAAAASAIPGAGPVALGKALSVQRAQLEAAGQLPSHGPGTPTEGLTPPSGATPGSPPRTGGIPGVPLPGDRAGLEAFGSDLLRRAQEQSMRVREMLGQIGQHGGTQQPWDAAGGGQEQPHQAAGGGQGQPHQTAGGGQGAAYPDQVATQPPPEGTGAPAEPEPDPEPERTVEELLAELDALIGLERVKAEIHRQVAVLKMDARRQEAGLKVVTLTRHLVFVGNPGTGKTTVARLVGGIYRALGLLSKGQLVEVDRSELVAGYLGQTAAKTSEVVKSAMGGVLFIDEAYSLSGDQYGKEAVDTLVKEMEDHRDDLVVIVAGYPEPMAEFVALNPGLESRFRTIIEFDDYTDEELVGIQHVLAEKMDYDIASEAEQRFREILAATPRGPSFGNGRFSRNLLEAAIGRHAWRLREEADVTLEQLRTLERQDFEDRDGVDLYADPVASGSGTEDVAELDGTGTPSGSPGDEEERE, encoded by the coding sequence ATGACGACCGACGACCTGCGCGCCGCGGTCGACCAGCTGGCCAGGGTCGCCCGTGAGGCCGGGCTCGACGAGGGTATGGCGCGCACGGAGGCCCGCTCCGTGGCTGCCGCGGTCCTGGAGCAGCCTGGCCCCAGCAGCGCCCACGTGCTCTGGGCAGAGACCTTCGAGCTCCCGACCAGCGAGTTCTTCGGCGCCGTCCCGCGGGGCCGGCGCTACGCCTCGGTCCCGACGACCCTGCTCTCCTCCCTGGTGGCCGACAGCCACCCGAGGGCGGTGGGCTACGCCCAGGCCCTGGCCGACGTGGCGGCAGCCGCCTCCGCGATCCCGGGGGCCGGGCCGGTCGCGCTCGGCAAGGCGCTCTCCGTCCAGCGCGCCCAGCTGGAGGCCGCGGGCCAGCTCCCGTCCCACGGGCCGGGCACACCGACCGAGGGCCTCACCCCGCCCTCCGGGGCGACCCCCGGGTCTCCCCCGCGAACCGGTGGGATCCCCGGCGTGCCCCTGCCCGGCGACCGCGCCGGCCTGGAGGCCTTCGGGAGCGACCTGCTCCGTCGCGCCCAGGAGCAGTCGATGCGGGTGCGCGAGATGCTCGGCCAGATCGGGCAGCACGGCGGCACGCAACAACCATGGGACGCGGCCGGTGGTGGTCAGGAGCAACCACACCAGGCGGCCGGTGGTGGTCAGGGGCAACCACACCAGACGGCCGGTGGTGGTCAGGGAGCCGCATACCCCGACCAGGTCGCGACCCAGCCCCCGCCCGAGGGCACGGGCGCACCTGCCGAGCCCGAGCCGGACCCCGAGCCGGAGCGGACGGTCGAGGAGCTGCTGGCCGAGCTCGACGCCCTCATCGGGCTGGAGCGAGTCAAGGCCGAGATCCACCGTCAGGTCGCGGTGCTGAAGATGGACGCGCGGCGTCAGGAGGCCGGGCTCAAGGTCGTCACGCTCACCCGCCACCTCGTCTTCGTCGGCAACCCTGGCACGGGCAAGACCACGGTCGCCCGGCTGGTGGGCGGCATCTACCGCGCGCTCGGTCTGCTGTCCAAGGGCCAGCTCGTCGAGGTGGACCGCAGCGAGTTGGTGGCCGGCTACCTCGGGCAGACCGCGGCGAAGACCTCCGAGGTGGTCAAGAGCGCGATGGGCGGGGTGCTGTTCATCGACGAGGCCTACAGCCTGTCCGGCGACCAGTACGGCAAGGAGGCCGTCGACACCCTCGTCAAGGAGATGGAGGACCACCGCGACGACCTCGTCGTCATCGTGGCCGGCTACCCCGAGCCGATGGCGGAGTTCGTGGCGCTCAACCCGGGGCTGGAGAGCCGCTTCCGGACGATCATCGAGTTCGACGACTACACCGACGAGGAGCTGGTCGGGATCCAGCACGTCCTCGCCGAGAAGATGGACTACGACATCGCCAGCGAGGCTGAGCAGCGCTTCCGCGAGATCCTCGCGGCCACGCCGCGCGGCCCGAGCTTCGGCAACGGCCGCTTCTCCCGCAACCTGCTGGAGGCGGCGATCGGTCGGCACGCGTGGCGGCTGCGCGAGGAGGCTGACGTCACCCTGGAGCAGCTGCGGACGCTGGAGCGTCAGGACTTCGAGGACCGGGACGGCGTGGACCTGTATGCGGACCCGGTCGCCTCGGGCTCGGGGACGGAGGACGTCGCTGAGCTGGACGGGACGGGGACGCCGAGCGGGTCGCCCGGCGACGAGGAGGAGCGGGAGTGA
- a CDS encoding SGNH/GDSL hydrolase family protein, with protein sequence MTRRRVTTRPALLAAGATALALSLPAAPAVADGSALKVAVGLTSGAAAGLSSDAAAGTSYVALGDSFSSGTGTRASTGDCYRSPYGYPALLAARHGLHLDYQACSGATTADVHANQLAALTTETDYVTMTIGGNDLDFAGVITQCALPGWLSNCDGRINSSLTLLRTTMPSRYDTLFAQVGTRAPNADVVIGSYPRLFNGRDCHLATFFSSSEMSRLNAATDELAGTIAQRSQAAGFRYVDPRPAFVGHAVCDSTEWVNGLSSPIVESFHPNRAGNVGYADVFWPGTGAAVTTSAATSVDSTSAGTGSDDHHEQAVRAQADAVLAMELTSRSHLASARAEGVNTGELVRLVGQLRSGNLTVVEQALADLARMDRVHEARTDG encoded by the coding sequence ATGACTCGACGACGCGTCACCACCCGTCCCGCACTGCTCGCCGCCGGTGCCACGGCCCTCGCCCTGTCCCTCCCCGCAGCACCCGCCGTCGCCGACGGTTCGGCGCTTAAGGTCGCTGTGGGCCTGACCTCTGGAGCCGCCGCAGGCCTGAGCTCCGATGCCGCCGCCGGGACGTCCTACGTCGCCCTGGGTGACTCGTTCTCCTCCGGCACCGGGACCCGCGCGTCGACCGGGGACTGCTACCGCTCGCCCTACGGCTACCCGGCGCTGCTGGCGGCCCGCCACGGTCTGCACCTCGACTACCAGGCCTGCAGCGGGGCCACGACCGCCGACGTGCACGCCAACCAGCTGGCGGCGCTCACCACCGAGACCGACTACGTGACGATGACGATCGGCGGCAACGACCTCGACTTCGCGGGCGTGATCACCCAGTGCGCTCTCCCGGGGTGGTTGTCGAACTGCGACGGCAGGATCAACAGCTCGCTCACCCTGCTGCGGACGACCATGCCGAGCCGCTACGACACCCTTTTCGCGCAGGTGGGGACCCGTGCTCCGAACGCCGACGTCGTCATCGGCTCCTACCCGCGTCTCTTCAACGGCCGGGACTGCCACCTGGCCACCTTCTTCAGCTCCTCGGAGATGAGCCGGCTGAACGCCGCGACCGACGAGCTCGCGGGCACCATCGCCCAGCGTTCGCAGGCGGCGGGGTTCCGGTATGTCGACCCCCGCCCTGCCTTTGTCGGTCACGCCGTGTGCGACTCCACCGAGTGGGTGAACGGTCTGAGCAGCCCCATCGTCGAGTCCTTCCACCCCAACCGCGCGGGCAACGTCGGGTATGCCGACGTCTTCTGGCCCGGCACCGGCGCGGCGGTGACCACCTCCGCCGCGACGTCCGTGGACTCCACGTCGGCCGGGACCGGGTCCGACGACCACCACGAGCAGGCCGTCCGGGCTCAGGCCGACGCCGTGCTCGCCATGGAGCTCACCAGCCGCTCCCACCTGGCGTCCGCCCGCGCCGAGGGCGTCAACACGGGGGAGCTGGTGCGTCTGGTCGGTCAGCTCCGATCGGGCAACCTCACCGTGGTCGAGCAGGCGCTGGCCGACCTCGCTCGGATGGACAGGGTGCACGAGGCCCGGACCGACGGCTGA
- a CDS encoding DUF1905 domain-containing protein codes for MGRSDDPGAHDLEFSGEVVEWRGPAPFHFVVAPSEESRWLTEIMRDVTYGWGMIPVLGQVGTTEFTTSLWPRQGAWWVPLKDAVRRAEGIELGDVVTVGLTIRTD; via the coding sequence ATGGGCAGGTCTGACGATCCCGGGGCCCACGACCTCGAGTTCAGCGGGGAGGTCGTCGAGTGGCGGGGGCCGGCGCCCTTCCACTTCGTGGTGGCTCCGTCGGAGGAGTCGCGGTGGCTCACCGAGATCATGCGGGACGTGACCTACGGCTGGGGGATGATCCCCGTCCTGGGGCAGGTCGGGACCACGGAGTTCACCACGTCCCTGTGGCCGAGGCAGGGCGCCTGGTGGGTGCCGCTCAAGGACGCCGTGCGACGAGCCGAGGGCATCGAGCTGGGGGACGTCGTCACCGTCGGGCTGACGATCCGGACGGACTGA
- a CDS encoding DUF445 domain-containing protein, with the protein MEKTLTRVDDATRREGLRRMRVVATGLLVLMAVVYVLTYDRGPAWDYVNAAAEAGMIGAIADWFAVTALFRHPLGLPIPHTALVPRRKDDLGEGLEQFVSDNFLTPQVLREKFLDAQVVRRLGRWLAEPANAERVTSEAVPFLRRGLERVDEHELRTLIEDVLIPRVRREPLSPLAGHLLERVVDDGSHHGLVDLAARELHAWLALHQDEVEAIIRSRAPSWAPVWVNDQVTRRVYQELLRWAKEVKDNPDHTIRHAVDSYLAELGRDLQTDPRTQARFESLKERLLEHPQVATTGVRLGETLRNTVLEALEDPHSVLRERMASGLAGLGRRVVEDDGVRARLDAWSADTVVGLMERYGPELTSVISTTIKRWDAREASEKIELHVGRDLQFIRLNGTVVGALVGLVIHGVSQLVL; encoded by the coding sequence GTGGAGAAGACCCTGACCCGAGTCGACGACGCCACCCGCCGCGAGGGCCTGCGCCGGATGCGTGTCGTGGCGACCGGGCTGCTCGTCCTCATGGCGGTCGTCTACGTCCTCACCTACGACCGGGGGCCGGCGTGGGACTACGTCAACGCGGCGGCCGAGGCGGGGATGATCGGCGCGATCGCGGACTGGTTCGCCGTCACCGCGCTCTTCCGGCACCCGCTGGGGCTGCCCATCCCGCACACGGCGCTGGTCCCTAGACGCAAGGACGACCTGGGGGAGGGGCTCGAGCAGTTCGTCAGCGACAACTTCCTGACGCCGCAGGTGCTGCGCGAGAAGTTCCTCGACGCGCAGGTGGTGCGCCGGCTCGGGCGGTGGCTGGCCGAGCCCGCGAACGCCGAGCGGGTCACCTCCGAGGCCGTCCCCTTCCTCCGCCGGGGCCTGGAGCGGGTCGACGAGCACGAGCTGCGGACGCTCATCGAGGACGTGCTCATCCCCCGGGTGCGGCGGGAGCCCCTGTCGCCCCTGGCGGGACACCTGCTGGAGCGGGTCGTCGACGACGGGTCCCACCACGGGCTGGTCGACCTGGCAGCCCGGGAGCTGCACGCCTGGCTGGCGCTGCACCAGGACGAGGTCGAGGCGATCATCCGCTCCCGCGCCCCCAGCTGGGCACCCGTCTGGGTCAACGACCAGGTGACCCGTCGCGTCTACCAGGAGCTGCTCCGCTGGGCCAAGGAGGTCAAGGACAACCCCGACCACACCATCCGGCACGCCGTCGACTCCTACCTGGCCGAGCTCGGGCGGGACCTGCAGACCGACCCCCGCACCCAGGCCCGCTTCGAGTCGCTCAAGGAGCGGCTGCTCGAGCACCCGCAGGTCGCCACCACCGGCGTCCGCCTGGGGGAGACGTTGCGCAACACCGTCCTCGAGGCGCTGGAGGACCCGCACAGCGTGCTCCGCGAACGGATGGCGAGCGGCCTGGCCGGGCTGGGCCGGCGGGTCGTCGAGGACGACGGGGTGCGCGCCCGGCTGGACGCCTGGAGCGCGGACACGGTCGTGGGTCTCATGGAGCGCTACGGGCCCGAGCTCACCTCGGTCATCTCCACCACCATCAAGCGGTGGGACGCGCGGGAGGCCTCGGAGAAGATCGAGCTGCACGTCGGGCGGGACCTGCAGTTCATCCGGCTCAACGGGACCGTCGTCGGCGCCCTCGTTGGGCTCGTCATCCACGGCGTCTCGCAGCTGGTCCTCTGA
- a CDS encoding Crp/Fnr family transcriptional regulator: protein MSAEQPHHGGRDELCVARVPLFQGLTYAEQLDVASVARPTQVDKGEQIYAAGAPTAQLMVVHTGQVKISRLSVDGHEQIVRVLGPGDFVGESAFLTGARPDHFAVALEPGSLCVFAHDDLGRLIAQHPSVGLRMLQTVSRRLDQTEQRLAAAVSVDVPSRLADYLLGLPARHTDGAVEVTLPLAKKDIASLLDTTPESLSRHLRRLADAGLIEPGRGRRIVLTDVDALTDLAGS from the coding sequence GTGTCCGCCGAGCAGCCCCACCACGGGGGACGTGACGAGCTGTGCGTCGCCCGGGTCCCGCTCTTCCAGGGGCTGACGTATGCCGAGCAGCTGGACGTGGCCTCGGTGGCCAGACCGACCCAGGTGGACAAGGGCGAGCAGATCTACGCCGCGGGTGCGCCCACCGCGCAGCTGATGGTGGTGCACACAGGGCAGGTCAAGATCTCCCGGCTCAGCGTGGACGGTCATGAGCAGATCGTCCGTGTCCTGGGCCCGGGTGACTTCGTGGGGGAGTCGGCGTTCCTCACCGGGGCCAGGCCCGACCACTTCGCCGTGGCCCTGGAGCCGGGCAGCCTGTGCGTCTTCGCGCACGACGACCTGGGACGGTTGATCGCGCAGCACCCCAGCGTCGGGCTCCGCATGCTCCAGACGGTGAGCAGAAGGCTGGACCAGACCGAGCAGCGGCTCGCGGCCGCGGTGTCGGTCGACGTCCCCTCCCGGCTCGCGGACTACCTCCTCGGCCTGCCGGCGCGGCACACCGACGGGGCGGTCGAGGTCACCCTGCCCCTGGCGAAGAAGGACATCGCCTCCTTGCTCGACACCACCCCGGAGTCCCTGAGCCGCCACCTGCGCCGGCTCGCTGACGCGGGCCTCATCGAGCCCGGCCGGGGGCGCCGCATCGTCCTCACCGACGTCGACGCGCTGACCGACCTGGCCGGCAGCTGA
- a CDS encoding toxic anion resistance protein, which translates to MTDQPLAAPEPLAAPGPLVLTAPAPAAPVTQTAAPRMAPQVDPAAVPALDAKVDAFLHGLTEVETRSPEFAQKAADVRTMGDQDIRAAAETSNRLLKSPVRALQQGGVSKESKVGQTLMELRRTVEDLDPKQATGPKKWIERLPFTDRLTNYFQKYESAEKHLDAILHALRNGQDELAKDNAALNMEKQQLWDAMGRLNQYVYIAEKLDARVAAKIAELDETDPDRAKAMREDVLFYVRQKHQDLLTQLAVSIQNYLAIDIVMKNNIELIKGVDRASTTTVSALRTAVLVAQALNNQRLVLDQITALNQTTSTMIQRTSEMLRDNSVAIQEQAASATLGLEQLQAAFANIYSTMDAIDQFRTQALDGMAQTIGVLEGEVEKSREYLDRAQRTDARLAGGELDLGDAPPTRR; encoded by the coding sequence ATGACCGATCAGCCGCTCGCCGCGCCCGAGCCCCTTGCCGCCCCGGGTCCGCTGGTGCTCACCGCACCCGCCCCCGCCGCGCCCGTGACGCAGACCGCCGCGCCCAGGATGGCCCCGCAGGTCGACCCGGCCGCGGTGCCGGCGCTGGACGCCAAGGTCGACGCCTTCCTGCACGGCCTGACCGAGGTCGAGACCCGGTCCCCGGAGTTCGCCCAGAAGGCGGCCGACGTGCGGACCATGGGCGACCAGGACATCCGGGCGGCCGCCGAGACCTCCAACCGGTTGCTCAAGTCGCCCGTGCGCGCGCTGCAGCAGGGCGGTGTCTCCAAGGAGTCCAAGGTCGGCCAGACCCTCATGGAGCTGCGCCGCACCGTCGAGGACCTCGACCCCAAGCAGGCCACCGGGCCCAAGAAGTGGATCGAGCGCCTCCCCTTCACCGACCGGCTCACCAACTACTTCCAGAAGTACGAGTCGGCCGAGAAGCACCTCGACGCGATCCTCCACGCCCTGCGCAACGGCCAGGACGAGCTCGCCAAGGACAACGCGGCGCTCAACATGGAGAAGCAGCAGCTGTGGGACGCGATGGGCCGGCTCAACCAGTACGTCTACATCGCCGAGAAGCTGGACGCCCGGGTCGCGGCCAAGATCGCTGAGCTCGACGAGACCGACCCCGACCGCGCCAAGGCGATGCGCGAGGACGTCCTGTTCTACGTGCGGCAGAAGCACCAGGACCTGCTCACGCAGCTGGCGGTCTCGATCCAGAACTACCTGGCCATCGACATCGTCATGAAGAACAACATCGAGCTCATCAAGGGTGTCGACCGCGCCTCGACCACCACGGTCTCCGCGCTGCGCACCGCGGTCCTGGTCGCCCAGGCGCTGAACAACCAGCGCCTGGTCCTCGACCAGATCACCGCCCTCAACCAGACGACGTCGACGATGATCCAGCGCACATCCGAGATGCTGCGGGACAACTCCGTCGCCATCCAGGAGCAGGCGGCCTCGGCCACCCTGGGGCTCGAGCAGCTGCAGGCGGCCTTCGCCAACATCTACTCGACCATGGACGCCATCGACCAGTTCCGCACGCAGGCGCTGGACGGGATGGCCCAGACCATCGGCGTGCTGGAGGGCGAGGTGGAGAAGTCGCGGGAGTACCTCGACCGCGCCCAGCGCACCGACGCCCGCCTGGCCGGCGGTGAGCTCGACCTGGGTGATGCTCCTCCGACGAGGCGCTGA
- a CDS encoding PLP-dependent cysteine synthase family protein: MPITDRTAPRPAVRPWVDEAVRRLRADANRSADTHLVRLDLPAGWDVDVYLKDESTHPTGSLKHRLARSLFLYALCNGYLHEGTTVVEASSGSTAVSEAHFARMLGLPFVAVMHRRTSPEKIALIEREGGRCEFVDDPGEVYDVSRAIAERTGGHFMDQFTYAERATDWRGNNNIAESTLGQLSMERHPCPTWVVVGAGTGGTSATFGRYFRLHGLSAQLCVVDPEGSAFLPAFAGEATSGLPTGSRIEGIGRPRVEPSFIPEVVDRMIGVPDAASVATMRFLRDRVGISCGPSTGTAVYAALRLACELREQGRSGSIVTLLCDGGDRYAHTYGSPGWVREQGWDCEAYLPVLGRAWDEGVWDEGVWRDGVPAR, translated from the coding sequence ATGCCGATCACCGACCGCACCGCACCCCGCCCGGCGGTCCGCCCCTGGGTGGACGAGGCCGTCCGGCGGCTCCGCGCGGACGCCAACCGCAGCGCCGACACCCACCTGGTCAGGCTGGACCTGCCCGCGGGCTGGGACGTCGACGTCTACCTCAAGGACGAGTCCACGCACCCCACCGGCAGCCTCAAGCACCGGCTCGCGCGCTCGCTGTTTCTCTACGCCCTGTGCAACGGCTACCTGCACGAGGGAACCACCGTGGTCGAGGCGAGCTCGGGGTCGACCGCCGTGTCCGAGGCGCACTTCGCGCGGATGCTGGGCCTGCCTTTCGTGGCCGTCATGCACCGCCGAACGAGCCCCGAGAAGATCGCGCTGATCGAGCGGGAGGGCGGGCGGTGCGAGTTCGTGGACGACCCGGGGGAGGTCTACGACGTGTCCCGGGCGATCGCCGAGCGGACCGGCGGGCACTTCATGGACCAGTTCACGTATGCGGAGCGGGCCACCGACTGGCGCGGCAACAACAACATCGCCGAGTCGACCCTGGGCCAGCTGTCGATGGAGCGCCACCCGTGCCCGACGTGGGTCGTCGTCGGCGCCGGCACCGGGGGCACCTCGGCGACCTTCGGCCGCTACTTCCGGCTGCACGGGCTGTCGGCGCAGCTGTGCGTGGTGGACCCGGAGGGCTCGGCCTTCCTGCCCGCGTTCGCCGGCGAGGCCACCTCCGGCCTCCCGACGGGGTCCCGGATCGAGGGGATCGGGCGGCCCCGGGTCGAGCCGAGCTTCATCCCCGAGGTCGTGGACCGGATGATCGGCGTCCCCGACGCCGCCTCGGTGGCGACCATGCGGTTCCTGCGCGACCGGGTCGGGATCTCGTGCGGGCCGTCGACGGGGACGGCCGTGTATGCAGCGCTCCGGCTGGCCTGCGAGCTGCGGGAGCAGGGGAGGTCGGGCTCGATCGTCACCCTCCTGTGCGACGGTGGCGACCGGTACGCCCACACCTACGGGTCGCCGGGGTGGGTGCGCGAGCAGGGATGGGACTGCGAGGCCTACCTGCCGGTCCTGGGCCGTGCCTGGGACGAGGGGGTGTGGGACGAGGGGGTCTGGCGCGACGGGGTGCCGGCGCGCTGA